From Arcticibacter tournemirensis, one genomic window encodes:
- the istA gene encoding IS21 family transposase gives MAGKPRPMSQIKQLLRLHTQGYSIKAIARTLNISKNTVKSYLAKLQSAALDPQELLQLEDPVLETRFHSGNPAYKDPRYIHFKGKLEHLSKELKKTGVTRKLLWDEYIRGFPQGYAYSQFCFHLHQQLVARKPTSVLSHEPADKLFVDFAGKQISYTDRQTGEIISCQLFVACLPFSDYAFAMAVPSQRIGDFLYALSCCLKELGGVPRVLVPDNLKSAIVKANRYEPEVNQSLEDFANHYQMSVVPARPGRPRDKSLVENQVKLLYTRVYARLRNRQFFDLASLNQAIREKVREHNQTRMQRKDYCREERFLAAEKPLLSELPRQDFELKHYCEPKIASNGHVSVQKHFYSVPYALIGSKVKVIYTRSMVSIYAEGKQVAVHIRSYSGGYTSVKEHLSSANQAWLNRSPEYYLERARYKSEDLYRLLEIIFQQDRYPEQLYRTCDGLFRLYRNTDPEKFARVCRIALQHRICSYKAIQKILENNMTLYLQEEAIEQPLPAHNNIRGKEYYIQSTIHF, from the coding sequence ATGGCCGGAAAACCAAGACCCATGAGTCAGATAAAACAACTATTACGCTTACACACCCAGGGCTATTCGATTAAGGCCATCGCACGAACGCTGAACATCAGCAAGAACACGGTGAAGTCTTACCTTGCCAAGCTTCAGTCTGCTGCCCTGGACCCGCAGGAACTGCTTCAGTTGGAGGATCCTGTTCTGGAAACCCGTTTCCATTCCGGTAACCCTGCTTACAAAGATCCCCGTTATATTCATTTTAAAGGAAAGCTGGAACATCTCTCCAAAGAGCTTAAAAAAACGGGGGTTACCAGAAAGCTGTTGTGGGATGAATATATCCGGGGCTTTCCCCAGGGGTACGCCTACTCTCAGTTCTGCTTTCATCTTCATCAGCAGCTTGTTGCCCGTAAACCCACATCTGTATTAAGCCATGAACCTGCCGATAAGCTGTTTGTCGACTTCGCCGGCAAACAGATCAGTTATACAGACCGCCAGACCGGGGAGATCATCAGTTGCCAGTTGTTTGTAGCCTGCCTTCCTTTTTCTGATTATGCCTTTGCTATGGCTGTACCCTCTCAGCGAATCGGCGACTTTCTGTATGCCCTTTCCTGCTGCCTGAAGGAATTGGGCGGGGTGCCCCGGGTACTGGTACCCGACAACCTTAAGTCTGCTATCGTCAAGGCAAACCGGTATGAGCCGGAGGTCAACCAGAGCCTGGAAGACTTTGCCAATCATTATCAGATGTCGGTCGTGCCTGCAAGACCGGGCCGTCCCCGCGATAAAAGTCTGGTTGAGAACCAGGTAAAGCTGCTCTATACCAGAGTGTATGCCCGGCTGCGCAACCGGCAGTTCTTCGATCTGGCTTCTCTAAATCAGGCCATCAGGGAAAAAGTGCGGGAACATAACCAGACCCGCATGCAGCGGAAGGACTACTGCAGGGAAGAACGCTTCCTGGCCGCTGAAAAGCCGTTACTATCTGAGCTCCCCCGGCAGGACTTTGAACTGAAACACTATTGTGAGCCCAAGATCGCCAGCAACGGACATGTCAGTGTTCAGAAGCACTTTTACAGTGTGCCCTATGCCCTGATCGGTTCCAAAGTAAAGGTGATCTATACCCGCAGTATGGTCTCTATCTATGCTGAAGGGAAACAGGTGGCTGTCCATATCAGAAGCTACAGCGGGGGATATACTTCGGTAAAGGAACACCTGAGTTCGGCTAATCAGGCCTGGCTGAACCGCAGTCCGGAATATTATCTGGAGCGGGCCCGTTATAAGTCGGAAGACCTCTACCGCCTCCTTGAGATCATTTTTCAGCAGGACCGGTATCCCGAGCAGTTGTACCGTACCTGTGATGGCCTGTTTCGTTTATACCGGAACACCGATCCTGAAAAGTTCGCCCGTGTTTGCCGTATTGCCCTGCAGCACCGCATTTGCTCCTATAAGGCCATCCAGAAAATACTGGAAAACAATATGACGCTCTACCTGCAGGAGGAGGCCATTGAACAGCCGCTTCCTGCCCATAACAATATCAGAGGAAAAGAATACTATATACAATCCACTATTCACTTTTAA
- a CDS encoding DUF2911 domain-containing protein → MKHLRKILACACVALVFATPGFAQGVKTPAASPTQIINQDFALSSISVTYSRPAMKGRTIFGDLVPYGEVWRTGANSPTKIKFGEDVTVNGKAVPAGEYALYTIPGKDQWTFILSKKLTLWGASGYSPADDLLRFTAVPQELPFNIENFTILFGSQTANSIEVQLLWANVIVGFDVKADIDDKILTSIETAMKGEKKPYFQAASWYYEKGLDLDKALNWANEAVKAQPDAYYIEHLKAKIQLKKGDKKGAIASATSSMKKAETQKNPDYVALNKKLIAEASK, encoded by the coding sequence ATGAAACATCTTAGAAAAATTTTAGCATGTGCATGTGTTGCCCTGGTCTTTGCGACGCCAGGCTTTGCACAAGGGGTAAAAACTCCTGCAGCGAGTCCTACACAAATCATTAATCAGGATTTTGCATTATCCAGTATCTCGGTTACGTACTCCCGGCCGGCAATGAAAGGAAGGACTATCTTCGGTGATCTTGTTCCTTATGGAGAGGTTTGGAGGACAGGGGCCAACTCGCCTACAAAAATTAAGTTTGGAGAAGACGTTACCGTGAACGGGAAAGCAGTTCCTGCGGGCGAATACGCTCTATACACCATTCCCGGTAAAGATCAATGGACATTTATCCTCAGCAAGAAGCTCACACTCTGGGGTGCGAGTGGCTATTCGCCAGCTGATGATCTGCTGAGATTTACAGCTGTTCCTCAAGAATTGCCTTTTAACATCGAGAACTTTACCATTCTTTTTGGTAGTCAGACAGCTAACTCGATCGAAGTACAGTTGCTGTGGGCCAATGTAATTGTTGGATTTGACGTTAAAGCCGATATCGACGATAAGATCCTGACTTCAATAGAGACTGCCATGAAAGGCGAAAAGAAACCTTACTTCCAGGCTGCAAGCTGGTACTATGAAAAAGGACTTGATCTTGATAAGGCGCTCAATTGGGCGAACGAAGCCGTTAAAGCACAGCCGGATGCCTATTACATTGAACACCTAAAAGCCAAGATCCAGCTGAAGAAAGGTGACAAAAAAGGAGCGATCGCCTCTGCCACGAGTTCAATGAAAAAGGCAGAAACTCAGAAGAATCCTGATTACGTAGCTTTAAACAAGAAATTGATCGCCGAAGCAAGTAAATAA
- a CDS encoding SusC/RagA family TonB-linked outer membrane protein: MKVLDLCFEGQPLQYKVQNNIIFITKKVEVKADKPAASPQVQKVTGTVKDASTGETLPGVTLGVANGKGTSTDVNGAFSIEVPNLNAVLIVSYIGYESQRVPLNGRNTIEIRMDKSNTKLEEVVVVGYGTMRKSDVTGSIAIAKGSDMVKAQNFSPLDNLRGKAAGVNIFSNSSQPGAYANRVIIRGTATINSSSNPLYVVDGVVMEDFHLLNPNDIERIEVLKDASSAAIYGARGANGVILVTTKRGNKDGRRTISYQGSLGSSSAQHYMDVLSGQEWVDAFMIGLENENKWQGKNWSLDKKTWFNDPNYFDSNGNPLYNTNWQKEATRTATSQNHQLNIQQGDENSSMGTFLNYSDQQGIVLNTNNKRINGKLAYDTKVKDWLSASVNLTANHTWGRYTPEDGGGQDARRTMIEMLPWLPLRQPDGKYTSSASSTVSNVLGFEGMSNPAAILDLQKRMRYNTQIFGNAALTFHLADGLDLKTQFGVDNHKKAYKGYSSITLNNISMPNGWAEINHTDVLYWQEETYLTYNKTFDKHRINTMAGLSWQERTYNYDGGRTEGFSNDFFEWYNMGVGSTPSSPYSSYNRWGMNSYFLRAAYTYNDRYSATVTGRYDGSSKFGANNEYAFFPSVGLAWNVSNEDFLKNNTIISNLKLHTSYGITGNSEIDPYKKLANVTSGTYLLNGSRAPYSYIGTMPNDDLKWERTATYDVGVELGLFDSRLNFDVSYYNRKTTDLLLDAPLPNTTGFSSVMRNIGSVRNQGVDLMITASPVKSTNFTWNTSLNANFNKNEVLKLGENNEDITVLGWVGGPNGIIRVGENLNSFYGYKRNGIYTVEDYERGDITMDKIGRPNRSAKQEILGKGVPDWTGSFINTLNYGNFDFTLDLQFVYGVETMQQFFHSTYDRFGITNGLKEILTDAYNGSNPNTMQQAIYLTNSGHAGQDTNVDSQWIVDGSYLRVNVLQLGYTFQPSLTKRMGISALRVYASANNPWLITSKDFKGYDPESTSQITSGEGYRFGQNVTFFSYPRAKTFTLGVNLTL; encoded by the coding sequence ATGAAAGTACTGGATCTCTGTTTCGAAGGACAGCCGCTTCAGTACAAAGTTCAAAACAACATCATTTTTATAACAAAAAAGGTAGAGGTAAAAGCAGATAAACCCGCAGCTTCTCCACAGGTGCAAAAGGTAACGGGGACGGTCAAGGACGCCTCAACCGGCGAAACGCTGCCTGGAGTAACACTTGGGGTAGCAAATGGTAAAGGAACCAGTACCGATGTAAACGGGGCCTTTTCAATCGAAGTTCCTAACCTGAATGCTGTTCTGATAGTTTCCTATATCGGATATGAAAGTCAGCGGGTTCCTTTAAATGGAAGAAATACGATTGAGATCAGAATGGATAAATCGAATACCAAATTAGAAGAAGTTGTTGTGGTGGGATATGGTACCATGCGGAAATCGGACGTCACTGGATCTATTGCCATTGCCAAGGGTTCCGATATGGTTAAAGCACAGAACTTTAGTCCCCTGGATAACCTCAGAGGCAAGGCTGCCGGTGTTAACATTTTCTCCAACTCTAGTCAGCCAGGTGCGTATGCCAACCGCGTTATCATCCGTGGTACAGCCACCATTAACTCTTCATCAAATCCGCTCTATGTGGTTGATGGCGTTGTAATGGAAGATTTCCATTTATTAAATCCCAACGATATTGAGCGGATTGAAGTACTTAAAGACGCCTCGTCTGCAGCAATTTATGGGGCCCGTGGTGCTAATGGGGTGATTCTTGTAACAACAAAAAGAGGCAATAAGGATGGGCGCCGGACCATCAGCTACCAAGGCTCTCTCGGTTCTAGCTCCGCGCAGCATTATATGGACGTGCTTAGCGGGCAGGAGTGGGTCGACGCCTTCATGATCGGTTTGGAAAACGAAAATAAGTGGCAGGGCAAGAATTGGTCGCTGGATAAAAAGACATGGTTCAATGATCCCAATTACTTCGATTCCAATGGTAATCCTCTATATAATACTAACTGGCAAAAGGAGGCTACAAGAACGGCTACTTCTCAAAACCACCAGTTGAATATTCAGCAAGGTGATGAAAACTCGTCAATGGGTACATTTCTTAATTACTCAGATCAGCAAGGAATTGTATTAAATACCAACAATAAAAGGATCAACGGTAAGCTCGCTTATGACACCAAGGTAAAAGATTGGTTGTCAGCTAGTGTGAACCTGACGGCTAATCACACCTGGGGTCGCTATACTCCGGAAGATGGAGGAGGTCAGGATGCCAGGCGTACCATGATTGAAATGCTGCCGTGGTTGCCACTTCGCCAACCTGATGGGAAATATACCTCGTCCGCATCTTCAACTGTTTCTAACGTTTTAGGTTTTGAGGGGATGTCCAATCCTGCTGCTATTCTGGACCTGCAGAAACGCATGCGTTATAATACACAAATCTTCGGAAATGCAGCGTTAACATTCCATTTAGCAGATGGCCTCGACCTGAAAACACAATTTGGTGTTGATAATCATAAAAAGGCCTATAAAGGATATTCTTCCATTACCCTAAATAATATATCTATGCCAAATGGATGGGCGGAAATCAACCATACGGATGTATTATACTGGCAGGAGGAAACATATCTTACGTATAACAAAACCTTTGATAAACATCGCATAAACACAATGGCGGGTTTGTCATGGCAGGAACGTACTTATAACTATGATGGGGGCAGAACTGAGGGCTTTAGTAATGATTTCTTCGAGTGGTACAATATGGGAGTGGGAAGTACACCTTCCTCGCCGTATTCAAGCTATAACAGGTGGGGAATGAATTCGTATTTCCTCCGCGCGGCCTACACTTATAACGACCGGTATTCGGCTACGGTAACCGGCCGCTATGATGGTTCGTCAAAGTTTGGTGCTAACAATGAATATGCATTCTTTCCTTCTGTGGGACTTGCCTGGAACGTATCCAATGAAGATTTCTTAAAGAATAACACTATTATTAGCAACCTGAAGCTACATACCAGTTATGGGATTACTGGCAACTCGGAAATCGATCCCTATAAAAAATTAGCTAACGTTACTTCTGGGACATATTTGTTGAACGGCTCACGAGCTCCGTATTCGTACATCGGTACTATGCCGAATGATGATTTAAAGTGGGAGAGGACCGCCACCTATGATGTTGGTGTGGAGTTAGGTTTATTTGATAGCCGTCTGAACTTCGACGTGTCTTATTATAACCGTAAAACCACAGACTTATTGCTGGATGCACCGCTACCGAATACTACCGGTTTTTCTTCAGTAATGAGGAACATAGGTTCTGTAAGGAATCAGGGTGTCGACTTAATGATCACTGCCAGTCCGGTAAAGTCAACCAACTTCACCTGGAATACCAGTCTGAATGCTAATTTTAATAAGAACGAAGTTCTGAAACTTGGTGAGAATAACGAAGACATCACAGTGCTCGGCTGGGTAGGCGGACCTAATGGTATCATTCGGGTAGGAGAGAACCTTAATAGCTTCTATGGATACAAACGCAATGGAATATATACGGTTGAAGATTATGAACGTGGTGATATCACCATGGATAAAATCGGTCGGCCTAACCGTTCAGCCAAGCAGGAAATCTTGGGTAAAGGCGTTCCTGATTGGACGGGAAGCTTCATCAATACCCTGAATTACGGGAACTTTGATTTTACCCTTGATCTGCAATTCGTTTATGGCGTTGAGACCATGCAGCAGTTCTTTCACTCTACCTACGATCGCTTTGGCATTACCAATGGCTTAAAGGAGATTTTAACTGACGCATATAACGGATCGAATCCTAATACCATGCAGCAAGCTATTTACCTGACTAATAGCGGTCACGCCGGCCAGGATACAAATGTAGATTCTCAATGGATTGTCGATGGTTCCTATCTCCGCGTGAATGTATTGCAATTGGGATATACTTTTCAGCCCAGCCTGACGAAAAGAATGGGGATTTCAGCACTGCGTGTCTATGCTAGTGCCAATAACCCCTGGCTGATCACTTCGAAAGACTTTAAAGGTTACGATCCCGAAAGTACTTCTCAAATCACGTCGGGCGAGGGATATAGATTTGGTCAGAATGTTACATTTTTCTCCTATCCCCGGGCAAAGACATTCACACTCGGTGTCAATTTAACTTTATAA
- a CDS encoding RagB/SusD family nutrient uptake outer membrane protein, with translation MKTKYIAIAVLLGSMVGLNSCKDFLDEEPRSGVTSGVYYQNEAQAIENVNTLYRLGTPVTYASAGSAYIGPSASINTMLTGYFTNSYEGQELVTLYARQLTRQQNTRIVSNTMNGIWNDSYRAINVANGAIKHIPGIAMNDANLQKRLVGEAKFFRAFNYFYLVKTFGAIPLPTEPYESLENIYLARTEVPQVYALIEADLKEAVDVLPASVFASNGHRITKFAAAMALANVYLQQGKFADAATYAKIVVNSPHSLTSNDDLAMNSAYNKLRKTDDLPEVIYAYEYDASISNSSWWPTYAFSSSATSVFTTYSIFERVFGPTDRFLNVYTPDDLRIKPNQFYHWEYTNPNNGKKWTSNVAGVWYYFDEEALLTSGRGTKDWNFYRYAEALLIAAEATARSANSVTAEAAGYLARIKARASTSGKTAAQFTTELQVLSLNAFVEEVWTERLRELPLEFKMWDDCLRTGKFPVISATTKGAVTYQNLVGAANGSGAVFKETDLVWPISLDELQRNPELTQNPGYQDQ, from the coding sequence ATGAAAACTAAATATATTGCAATTGCTGTACTTCTCGGAAGTATGGTTGGATTGAATTCCTGCAAGGATTTTTTGGATGAGGAACCACGATCAGGAGTAACCTCTGGAGTATATTACCAAAATGAGGCGCAGGCAATAGAAAACGTAAATACTCTCTATCGGTTAGGAACTCCGGTCACTTATGCTTCGGCTGGTAGCGCCTATATTGGCCCTTCCGCTTCTATTAATACGATGTTAACCGGGTACTTCACCAACTCATACGAAGGCCAGGAGTTAGTCACCTTGTACGCCAGGCAACTTACGCGTCAGCAGAATACCCGAATAGTTTCTAATACCATGAATGGAATCTGGAATGATAGCTACCGCGCAATTAATGTTGCCAATGGAGCCATTAAGCATATTCCCGGCATCGCGATGAATGACGCTAATCTGCAGAAACGCCTCGTTGGCGAAGCAAAGTTTTTCCGGGCATTTAATTATTTCTATCTCGTGAAAACATTCGGTGCTATTCCTCTCCCTACAGAACCCTATGAAAGTCTTGAAAATATATATCTGGCACGTACTGAAGTGCCGCAAGTTTACGCTTTGATTGAGGCTGACCTGAAAGAGGCTGTGGATGTTCTTCCGGCCTCAGTTTTTGCGTCTAACGGGCACCGTATAACAAAATTTGCAGCAGCTATGGCTTTAGCTAACGTTTACCTTCAACAAGGTAAATTCGCTGATGCAGCTACATACGCAAAAATAGTAGTTAACTCTCCCCACAGTCTAACTTCAAACGATGATCTAGCGATGAACAGCGCATACAATAAGTTGCGCAAAACCGATGATCTTCCTGAAGTAATTTACGCGTACGAATATGACGCGAGCATCAGCAACAGCAGCTGGTGGCCAACTTACGCCTTCAGCTCTTCTGCTACTTCAGTGTTTACTACATACTCAATTTTCGAGCGAGTGTTCGGACCTACCGACCGCTTCCTCAATGTCTATACTCCGGATGACTTACGTATTAAGCCGAACCAGTTCTATCATTGGGAATATACTAACCCCAATAACGGTAAAAAATGGACTTCAAACGTTGCTGGCGTCTGGTATTATTTTGATGAGGAAGCTTTGCTTACTAGCGGAAGAGGTACTAAAGACTGGAACTTCTATCGCTATGCGGAGGCGCTTCTTATTGCAGCTGAAGCTACAGCAAGGTCGGCTAACTCTGTGACTGCTGAGGCCGCCGGGTATTTAGCACGAATCAAGGCGCGGGCCAGTACTTCCGGGAAAACAGCAGCGCAGTTTACTACAGAGTTGCAAGTTTTATCACTAAATGCTTTTGTAGAAGAAGTTTGGACGGAACGACTACGCGAACTTCCTCTTGAATTTAAGATGTGGGATGATTGTCTGCGTACCGGAAAGTTCCCTGTCATCTCTGCAACTACCAAGGGCGCCGTAACCTATCAAAACTTAGTTGGAGCAGCCAACGGTTCAGGTGCCGTATTTAAGGAAACGGATCTTGTATGGCCAATCTCTTTGGATGAACTACAACGTAACCCCGAACTAACCCAAAATCCAGGGTACCAGGATCAATAA
- a CDS encoding DUF2200 domain-containing protein produces the protein MNNNNNTRVYKMSFASVYPLYIQKAEKKGRTKEEVDQIIFWLTGYDAQSLQHHIDNKTDFETFFAQAPRINPNASKITGVICGYRVEEIEDELIQKVRYLDKLIDELAKGKAMGKILRTS, from the coding sequence ATGAACAACAACAACAATACAAGAGTTTACAAAATGTCCTTCGCTAGCGTTTATCCGCTTTATATCCAAAAAGCTGAGAAAAAAGGACGTACAAAAGAAGAAGTGGACCAAATCATCTTCTGGCTGACAGGGTATGACGCACAAAGTTTACAACATCATATTGATAATAAAACAGATTTCGAGACCTTCTTCGCCCAGGCACCTCGAATCAATCCAAATGCTTCCAAAATTACCGGTGTAATTTGCGGTTACCGGGTAGAAGAGATCGAAGATGAACTGATACAAAAGGTCAGGTACCTGGATAAGCTGATTGACGAACTGGCCAAAGGAAAAGCAATGGGTAAAATTTTACGAACTAGCTGA
- a CDS encoding DUF4920 domain-containing protein has product MGKILFLTLLLIGATYCSAQTTITPAAPGVSYGNGVEKGESIGLATLTKKLNSDSVYTGRISGKVIEVCKKKGCFMKISDGNGDPVLVRFTGYSFFMPQNIVGNEVIVEGKAKVKETSVKQLRHWAEDAGKSKEEIEKINTPKKDVEIMADGVLVNKG; this is encoded by the coding sequence ATGGGAAAAATATTGTTTCTGACTCTGTTATTGATCGGAGCAACTTATTGCTCCGCACAAACCACGATCACTCCTGCTGCTCCGGGAGTAAGTTACGGGAATGGTGTAGAGAAAGGTGAAAGTATTGGGCTTGCCACCCTCACCAAAAAACTAAACAGCGACTCAGTCTATACAGGCCGTATTTCCGGAAAGGTGATAGAAGTTTGCAAGAAGAAAGGATGCTTTATGAAAATAAGTGACGGGAACGGAGACCCCGTTCTGGTCCGTTTCACAGGCTACAGCTTTTTTATGCCGCAGAACATCGTAGGTAACGAAGTAATAGTGGAAGGAAAAGCTAAAGTAAAAGAAACTTCTGTTAAACAGCTGCGCCATTGGGCTGAAGATGCGGGTAAAAGTAAAGAGGAGATAGAAAAGATCAATACACCGAAGAAAGACGTTGAAATAATGGCCGACGGTGTGTTGGTAAATAAGGGATAA
- a CDS encoding FecR family protein, with translation MDYKIKDLFLKYINGQCSREELDEVFSHIESGTRQAEWDSAIEEDVEHVLASDRQSNLTSSEVNRMYEAVESRLSSPGVSSLRQRTLRLWWPVSIAATILIVMSAGYLLFNRKDSTQSLAVKPTVVHPGGNKAFLTLSNGKKISLTDAANGSIAAQAGIKIIKTADGQIIYTTENSSAGSGSSQYNTIETPRGGQYQVRLPDGTSVWLNAASKLVYPVNFHGSKERRIQLDGEAYFEVAKDKNRPFIVKTGKQEVTVLGTHFNINGYKDEPIISTTLMEGSIKTSNTSSGNSRILSPGQQSTVFSGDGAIDVRNVNTENIISWKNGYFIFDNQDITSIMKVIGRWYDVNIDYQSINKEEKFGGTFSRSSDLDDILKVLKILGNVDFKVEGRTIVVSN, from the coding sequence GTGGACTATAAAATTAAGGACCTTTTTCTAAAATACATCAACGGGCAATGCAGTCGCGAGGAGCTAGATGAGGTGTTTTCGCATATAGAAAGCGGTACTCGCCAGGCCGAGTGGGACTCTGCAATTGAAGAGGACGTGGAACACGTCCTTGCTTCTGATAGGCAAAGCAACTTAACAAGTTCAGAAGTAAACCGTATGTATGAAGCGGTCGAATCTCGTTTGTCTTCACCCGGCGTATCGTCTTTACGTCAAAGAACGTTGAGGTTATGGTGGCCGGTTTCAATTGCTGCCACTATATTAATCGTTATGAGTGCTGGTTATCTTTTATTCAACCGGAAAGATAGTACACAAAGTTTGGCCGTTAAGCCTACAGTTGTTCATCCCGGTGGAAATAAGGCATTTTTAACATTAAGTAACGGAAAGAAAATATCGCTTACTGATGCAGCCAATGGAAGTATCGCTGCCCAGGCAGGTATAAAAATTATAAAAACAGCAGACGGACAGATCATCTATACCACTGAAAACTCTTCTGCTGGTTCAGGCTCATCGCAGTACAACACCATAGAAACACCCAGGGGAGGGCAGTATCAGGTACGCTTGCCCGATGGGACTTCCGTTTGGTTGAATGCCGCTTCGAAATTGGTGTATCCTGTAAATTTCCATGGGAGCAAAGAACGCAGGATACAGCTAGACGGAGAAGCCTACTTCGAGGTAGCAAAAGATAAAAACCGGCCGTTTATCGTAAAAACCGGAAAACAAGAAGTAACTGTGTTGGGCACCCATTTTAATATCAATGGTTATAAAGACGAACCGATTATCAGCACTACTTTAATGGAGGGTAGTATAAAGACGAGTAATACATCGTCTGGAAATTCACGTATACTATCACCGGGCCAGCAATCTACGGTTTTTAGCGGCGACGGAGCAATTGATGTAAGAAATGTCAACACCGAGAATATCATCTCCTGGAAAAACGGATATTTTATATTCGACAATCAAGATATAACCAGTATAATGAAAGTGATAGGCCGGTGGTATGATGTAAATATCGACTATCAAAGTATTAACAAAGAAGAAAAGTTCGGCGGCACATTTTCCCGTTCTTCAGACTTAGATGACATTTTAAAAGTTCTCAAAATATTAGGAAATGTTGATTTTAAAGTAGAAGGAAGGACGATAGTTGTATCGAATTAA
- a CDS encoding EamA family transporter, translating into MKNLKYYLAAISAFSLWGFFSLVLRPLQAYSSLDILFYRVFSCALIMSVISILFKRKKIRDNVSLFRSLPARSRRAIIWLNVGGSVFLTVNWFSFIYVMNHVSVRATSVAYLVCPILTTLLAFFLLHDRLSRPQWISVALSCIGCLLLSYTSLSVMFYSTFIGLSYACYLISQNKNARFDKFLVLNFHILLSAIILMPFYPAFAGEIPSDFKFYFYVEIIAVMYTIVPLFLNLYALNGISSSKVGMLLNINPIIAFVLSGVVYHEPLGTLQIFAYALIFLAVIVFNAKEIFVSIKGAKSSHNY; encoded by the coding sequence TTGAAAAATCTTAAATACTATTTAGCTGCTATATCTGCTTTTTCTCTCTGGGGATTTTTTAGCCTGGTGTTAAGACCATTACAGGCATACTCTTCATTAGACATTCTCTTCTATCGTGTATTCAGTTGTGCGCTGATTATGTCGGTTATATCCATTCTCTTTAAAAGGAAAAAAATAAGGGACAATGTGAGTTTGTTTAGATCATTGCCGGCAAGAAGCAGGCGGGCAATTATCTGGTTAAATGTTGGCGGCAGTGTTTTTTTAACGGTCAACTGGTTCTCTTTCATTTATGTGATGAACCACGTCAGTGTACGGGCAACTTCGGTGGCTTATTTAGTTTGCCCGATATTAACAACATTACTCGCATTCTTTCTATTGCATGACAGACTGAGCCGCCCGCAATGGATTTCTGTCGCGTTGAGCTGTATCGGATGCTTATTGCTCTCGTATACCAGCCTGAGCGTGATGTTCTATAGTACTTTTATCGGGCTTAGTTATGCTTGCTATCTGATCAGTCAAAACAAAAACGCCAGGTTCGACAAGTTCCTGGTGCTCAATTTCCATATTCTTTTATCGGCTATTATACTGATGCCCTTTTACCCTGCGTTCGCAGGCGAGATTCCTTCTGACTTTAAGTTCTATTTTTACGTAGAAATCATTGCTGTAATGTACACCATCGTGCCATTGTTCCTAAATCTGTACGCGCTCAATGGTATTAGTTCATCGAAGGTGGGCATGTTATTGAATATTAACCCTATTATTGCCTTTGTCTTATCTGGGGTTGTTTATCATGAACCGTTAGGAACCTTACAGATATTCGCCTATGCGCTGATATTCCTGGCCGTGATCGTCTTCAACGCGAAAGAGATCTTCGTCTCAATAAAAGGGGCTAAATCGAGCCATAACTATTAA
- the istB gene encoding IS21-like element helper ATPase IstB — MQIETQLKELRLHGMCRSWQVLMETRRHHELNLSEGLQLLLQAEQEQRSGKRFDRLLKNAGFRYRASVEELNMDASRGIDRSLITDLAMGTYLSSGDAVLISGASGAGKSFLASALGHQACAQGYKVAYYNLQKLLLRTKMSRIDGSIYKFMEKLSRTELLILDDFGLTHLEQQQRMDLMEIIEDRHSRKSTIIASQLPVASWYDVIGEETIADAILDRLVHTAYRIELKGESLRKKR; from the coding sequence ATGCAAATCGAAACACAACTCAAAGAGCTGCGCCTGCATGGAATGTGCCGCAGCTGGCAGGTACTGATGGAAACCCGCCGCCATCACGAACTGAACCTCTCAGAGGGCCTTCAACTGCTGCTGCAGGCCGAGCAGGAACAGCGCAGCGGAAAACGCTTTGACCGTCTGCTTAAAAATGCTGGCTTCCGCTACCGGGCTTCTGTGGAAGAACTGAACATGGATGCCTCCAGGGGGATTGACCGTTCACTGATTACGGACCTTGCCATGGGAACTTATCTCTCCAGTGGAGATGCCGTTCTGATCAGCGGGGCCTCAGGTGCCGGTAAAAGCTTTCTGGCTTCTGCCCTGGGGCACCAGGCTTGTGCACAGGGATATAAAGTGGCTTATTATAACCTGCAGAAGTTACTGCTGCGCACGAAGATGAGCCGCATTGACGGAAGTATCTATAAGTTTATGGAAAAGCTTTCACGCACGGAACTGCTTATTCTGGACGACTTCGGACTCACTCACCTGGAACAGCAGCAACGAATGGACCTGATGGAAATCATAGAAGACAGGCACAGTCGCAAATCTACTATCATCGCCAGCCAGCTGCCGGTGGCAAGCTGGTATGATGTGATCGGTGAAGAGACGATTGCTGATGCCATACTCGACCGGTTGGTACATACCGCTTACCGAATTGAACTTAAAGGTGAAAGTCTAAGAAAAAAAAGGTAA